In Clostridium sporogenes, one genomic interval encodes:
- a CDS encoding ATP-binding cassette domain-containing protein, with protein sequence MDRKESIHVLGAREKNLKNIDIEIPKKKITVFTGVSGSGKSSLVFDTIAAESQRQLNETYSSFIRHRLPHYGQPDVDSIKNLSVAIIINQKRIGGNSRSTVGTITDIAPLLRLLFSRIGKPFVGYSDSFSFNNPTGMCMHCDGLGKVDSINIDKLLDKNKSLDEGAILFPTFKPGGWRLKRYIHSGLFDNDKKIKDYNEKELDLLLNKTDIKIETDDPEWPKTSLYEGLIPRIERSFLKKEGGEREKYKKEINKIVTKEICPVCKGARLNEKILSCKINGKNIADCTKMQINDLIIFMKEIKEQSVQTVLRALISRLEHLEYIGLGYLSLDRETSSLSGGESQRIKMVKQLGSSLTGLTYIFDEPSIGLHPHDIGRINKLLKMLRDKGNTVIIVEHDPDIIKIADYIIDMGPKAGTKGGNIVYKGTPEGLLQSNTLTGKALQYKPQIKLHTRKAKEWLSIKNANLHNLKNINVDIPKGVMTVVTGVAGSGKSTLINGLLPKIYPETIFIDQGAIHASIRSNIATYTGIFDFIRNLFAKENNVKSSLFSFNSEGACPECKGLGVTYTDLAFMDTVISTCEVCEGNRFTDKVLDFKFRGKNISQVLKMTVAEAIDLFKEDEIYLVLKRLADVGIDYITLGQPLNTLSGGELQRLKLAAQLDSKGNIYVLDEPTTGLHISDITKLVAIMNRLVNQGSTLIVIEHNLDVMTQADWIIDLGPEAGENGGRIMFEGEPKDIINNENSITGKYLKRYIL encoded by the coding sequence ATGGATAGAAAAGAAAGCATTCATGTATTAGGAGCTAGAGAAAAAAATCTAAAAAATATTGATATTGAAATACCCAAGAAGAAAATCACTGTATTTACTGGGGTTTCTGGTTCAGGTAAATCATCTTTAGTTTTTGATACTATCGCTGCAGAATCACAAAGGCAGCTAAATGAAACTTATTCTAGCTTTATTAGGCATCGGCTACCACATTATGGACAACCAGATGTAGATTCAATTAAAAATTTATCTGTTGCTATTATAATAAATCAAAAAAGAATTGGTGGAAATTCAAGGTCAACCGTGGGGACTATTACAGATATAGCCCCATTATTGAGGCTTCTTTTTTCACGTATAGGAAAACCCTTTGTTGGATATTCTGATTCTTTCTCTTTTAATAATCCTACTGGAATGTGTATGCATTGTGATGGGTTAGGAAAAGTTGATAGCATTAATATTGATAAATTATTAGACAAAAATAAATCTCTTGACGAAGGCGCTATTTTGTTTCCTACCTTTAAGCCTGGTGGATGGAGATTAAAGAGATATATACATTCAGGATTATTTGATAATGATAAAAAAATAAAAGATTATAATGAAAAAGAATTAGATTTACTTTTAAATAAAACTGATATAAAAATTGAAACAGATGATCCAGAGTGGCCCAAGACATCTTTATACGAAGGTCTTATACCAAGAATTGAAAGAAGCTTTTTAAAAAAAGAAGGTGGAGAAAGGGAGAAATATAAAAAAGAAATTAATAAAATTGTTACTAAAGAGATATGCCCTGTGTGTAAAGGTGCAAGATTAAATGAAAAAATATTATCTTGCAAAATTAATGGGAAAAATATTGCAGATTGTACAAAGATGCAAATAAATGATTTAATAATATTTATGAAAGAAATTAAAGAACAATCTGTTCAAACTGTATTAAGAGCCTTAATTAGTCGACTAGAGCATTTAGAGTACATAGGATTGGGATATTTAAGTTTAGACCGTGAAACTTCATCACTTTCTGGTGGTGAATCACAGAGAATTAAAATGGTTAAACAATTAGGAAGTAGTTTAACAGGACTTACTTATATTTTTGATGAACCTAGTATTGGATTACATCCACATGATATTGGTAGAATAAATAAATTATTAAAGATGCTAAGGGATAAAGGAAACACTGTTATCATTGTTGAGCATGATCCTGATATAATAAAGATTGCAGACTATATTATTGATATGGGACCAAAAGCTGGTACAAAAGGTGGTAACATTGTTTATAAAGGAACTCCAGAAGGATTATTACAATCCAATACTCTAACAGGTAAGGCTTTGCAGTATAAACCACAAATAAAACTTCATACTAGGAAAGCAAAGGAATGGTTATCAATTAAAAATGCAAATTTACATAATCTAAAAAATATTAATGTAGATATTCCTAAAGGTGTTATGACTGTAGTAACAGGTGTAGCTGGCTCAGGTAAGAGTACTCTTATTAATGGACTATTGCCAAAAATTTATCCAGAAACAATTTTTATAGATCAAGGAGCAATACATGCTTCAATACGTTCCAATATTGCCACCTATACAGGTATATTTGATTTTATAAGAAATTTATTTGCCAAAGAAAATAATGTTAAATCCTCTCTTTTTAGTTTTAACTCAGAAGGAGCATGTCCAGAATGCAAAGGGTTAGGTGTTACTTATACTGATTTAGCTTTTATGGATACTGTTATAAGTACCTGTGAAGTTTGTGAAGGAAACAGATTTACAGATAAAGTATTAGATTTTAAATTTAGGGGGAAAAATATAAGCCAAGTTTTAAAAATGACTGTTGCTGAGGCAATTGACCTTTTTAAAGAAGATGAAATATATTTAGTGTTGAAAAGGTTAGCTGATGTAGGAATTGATTATATAACTTTAGGACAACCATTAAATACTTTATCAGGAGGAGAATTACAGAGATTAAAATTAGCTGCTCAATTAGATAGTAAAGGTAATATTTATGTATTGGATGAGCCTACAACAGGACTTCACATATCTGATATAACAAAGTTAGTGGCTATTATGAATAGATTAGTTAATCAAGGTAGTACTTTAATTGTAATAGAGCATAATCTAGATGTAATGACTCAAGCTGATTGGATAATTGATCTTGGCCCAGAGGCTGGAGAAAATGGTGGAAGAATTATGTTTGAAGGGGAACCAAAAGATATAATTAATAATGAGAATTCAATTACCGGGAAATATTTAAAAAGATACATTCTTTAA
- a CDS encoding MarR family winged helix-turn-helix transcriptional regulator → MLRQELEENYMPFQCMIISSINRFNLEGISTAQYYILDILDKQGSKTTKELAEIRGITQPGISKLNKRLLEKGYIKQERQETDRRSYNIFITSEGKNFLARSEKFGEEIMNLIEKTLSQDELRIFSTLCKKITDSYKEE, encoded by the coding sequence ATGCTTAGACAAGAATTAGAAGAAAATTATATGCCTTTCCAATGTATGATTATTAGCAGCATTAATCGATTCAATTTGGAAGGGATATCAACTGCTCAATATTATATATTAGATATATTAGATAAACAAGGTTCAAAAACCACTAAAGAATTAGCTGAAATAAGGGGAATAACACAACCGGGTATATCAAAATTAAATAAGAGACTTTTAGAGAAAGGATACATAAAACAAGAACGACAAGAAACTGATCGTCGCTCTTATAATATTTTCATTACATCTGAAGGGAAAAATTTTCTCGCAAGATCAGAAAAATTTGGTGAAGAAATAATGAATTTAATAGAAAAAACACTTAGCCAAGATGAATTAAGAATTTTCTCTACACTATGTAAAAAAATCACAGATTCATATAAAGAAGAGTAA
- a CDS encoding YdcF family protein: MYFLLFIFIALTVGFFAMLHREPRTLWIGIVFLLWVGSVFAFLGILGETYEIKMLLTSIIIIIIIIMAGFPLYLLSFIFILIKSGYKLIKKEGVRVTNFLSLSLGIFIILWIWFTPNIVKGATNPIIKGIIAFITFLITYFFMMMFIFAISAAINTYMPKRKKYDYIIVLGSGLIGDRVPPLLASRINKGIEIYKKQLEKGHPSKIIFTGAKGADEKVSEGLAMWKYAKDKGILAEDMIIEDQAVNTYENLSNSKKLLEEDYGTREKQYRCIVVTNNFHLFRSLIWARIVGLECDGAGSKTKLYFSLNALIREYIGVMYIYKKINIIIISLAFLFSILMTIIDFYFVRPFL, from the coding sequence ATGTATTTTTTATTATTTATTTTTATTGCCCTTACGGTGGGATTTTTTGCTATGCTTCATAGGGAGCCAAGGACATTATGGATTGGTATAGTATTTCTTTTATGGGTGGGATCTGTATTTGCATTTTTGGGTATTTTAGGTGAGACTTATGAAATAAAAATGCTGCTAACTTCTATAATAATTATTATTATAATTATTATGGCAGGATTTCCTTTATACTTGCTATCCTTTATATTTATACTTATTAAAAGTGGGTATAAACTTATAAAAAAAGAAGGTGTCCGTGTAACCAATTTTTTATCTTTATCCTTAGGAATATTTATTATATTATGGATTTGGTTTACACCCAACATTGTAAAAGGAGCTACTAATCCTATAATTAAGGGAATTATAGCATTTATAACTTTTTTAATTACCTATTTTTTTATGATGATGTTTATTTTTGCAATATCGGCAGCAATTAATACTTATATGCCAAAAAGAAAGAAATATGATTACATTATTGTTTTAGGTAGTGGTTTAATTGGTGATAGGGTTCCCCCTCTATTGGCTAGTCGAATAAATAAGGGGATTGAAATATACAAAAAGCAGCTTGAAAAAGGTCATCCATCCAAAATTATATTTACAGGAGCTAAGGGTGCTGATGAGAAAGTTTCAGAAGGTCTTGCAATGTGGAAATATGCAAAAGATAAGGGGATTCTAGCTGAGGATATGATAATTGAGGATCAGGCAGTAAATACCTATGAGAATCTATCTAATTCAAAGAAACTTTTAGAAGAGGATTATGGCACAAGAGAAAAACAATATAGATGCATTGTAGTAACTAATAATTTTCATCTATTTCGTTCTTTAATATGGGCTAGAATAGTAGGATTAGAATGTGATGGTGCAGGTTCTAAAACTAAACTATATTTCTCACTTAATGCACTTATTCGTGAATATATAGGAGTTATGTATATTTACAAAAAAATCAATATAATTATTATAAGTTTAGCATTTTTATTTAGTATATTAATGACTATTATAGATTTTTATTTTGTTAGACCTTTCTTATAA
- the pyrR gene encoding bifunctional pyr operon transcriptional regulator/uracil phosphoribosyltransferase PyrR, with the protein MNLKAVIMDEVKIKRSITRISHEIIEKNKGGQDIVLVGIKRRGVPIAKRIAENIKNFEGIDIPVGILDISLYRDDLSELSQDPIVKNNKLDIDIKDKKIILVDDVIYTGRTVRAAIQAIFDNGRPGKIQLAVLVDRGHRELPIRPDYVGKNIPTSLSEAILVELNEIDANDSVKILVHPLYR; encoded by the coding sequence GTGAATTTAAAGGCTGTAATAATGGATGAAGTAAAAATAAAAAGATCTATCACCAGAATCTCTCATGAAATAATAGAGAAAAATAAAGGTGGACAAGATATAGTATTGGTAGGAATAAAAAGAAGAGGAGTACCAATAGCTAAAAGAATTGCAGAGAATATAAAGAACTTTGAAGGTATAGATATTCCTGTAGGGATTTTAGATATATCCCTATATAGAGATGATTTATCTGAGTTATCACAGGATCCAATAGTTAAAAATAATAAATTAGATATAGATATTAAAGATAAAAAAATAATATTAGTAGATGATGTAATTTATACTGGAAGAACTGTAAGAGCAGCTATACAAGCAATATTTGATAATGGAAGACCAGGTAAAATTCAATTAGCTGTCTTAGTAGATAGGGGTCATAGGGAACTTCCAATAAGACCAGATTATGTTGGTAAAAATATACCTACTTCATTAAGTGAAGCTATTTTAGTAGAACTTAATGAAATAGATGCTAATGATTCAGTTAAAATCCTTGTACATCCTTTGTATAGATAA
- a CDS encoding FAD-dependent oxidoreductase: MENKLIYMKEREEVFTPLLAIEEASRCLLCHDAPCTKACPAGTDPGKFIRSLRFRNFKGAVATIRENNILGGVCARVCPTDKYCEGACSRCGIDKPIQIGKLQRYLTDYEQSIGIEALEAIKATKEKVAIIGSGPSGLAAAAELALEGYKITVFEARNQLGGWLTYGIPEDRLPQSVVENEIGYIKNLGVHFRTNCKVGKDVNIDDLIKEGFQAFLVAVGMQKSKDIEIKGNDLKGVIAGTDFLAEVKTSKGKVKVGSKVIVIGGGDVAMDCAVTAKLLGAEDVKIVYRRTIEKMPADRKEIAYTQDLNIPIFTGLKPAEIIGQAGKVVRFKATGMFDDSELNLPVDRIIFAIGQEAEEIKELKEAVKEAAATKEVTTVEFNEKGTIETVDYSTNIEGIFASGDIIEGDKTVVNAVKEGKEAAKAIVKYLLAKKEGVR; the protein is encoded by the coding sequence TTGGAAAATAAATTAATTTATATGAAAGAAAGAGAAGAAGTTTTTACACCTCTTCTAGCTATTGAAGAAGCATCAAGATGTTTATTATGTCATGATGCACCCTGTACAAAGGCGTGTCCAGCAGGTACAGACCCTGGCAAATTCATACGTTCATTACGTTTTAGAAATTTTAAGGGTGCTGTAGCTACAATTCGTGAAAATAATATACTAGGAGGGGTCTGTGCAAGAGTCTGTCCTACAGATAAATATTGTGAAGGAGCCTGTAGTAGGTGTGGTATAGATAAACCTATTCAAATAGGAAAACTTCAACGTTATTTAACAGATTATGAACAATCAATAGGGATAGAAGCTTTAGAGGCTATAAAGGCTACAAAAGAAAAAGTAGCTATTATAGGTTCGGGTCCAAGTGGACTTGCAGCAGCTGCTGAATTAGCTTTAGAAGGGTATAAGATTACTGTATTTGAAGCTAGAAATCAATTAGGTGGATGGTTAACTTATGGAATACCAGAAGATAGGCTTCCACAATCAGTTGTTGAAAATGAAATCGGATATATAAAAAATTTAGGTGTCCATTTTAGAACTAACTGTAAAGTTGGAAAAGATGTTAATATAGATGATCTTATAAAAGAAGGTTTTCAAGCATTTTTAGTAGCAGTAGGGATGCAAAAGAGTAAAGATATAGAAATAAAAGGCAATGATTTAAAAGGAGTTATTGCTGGAACAGATTTTTTAGCAGAAGTTAAAACTTCTAAGGGAAAAGTTAAAGTTGGCAGTAAAGTTATAGTTATAGGCGGTGGAGATGTAGCTATGGATTGTGCTGTAACTGCTAAATTGTTAGGAGCAGAGGATGTGAAAATAGTTTATAGAAGAACTATAGAAAAAATGCCAGCTGATAGAAAAGAAATAGCTTATACTCAAGATTTAAATATACCAATATTTACAGGATTAAAGCCAGCTGAAATAATTGGACAAGCTGGAAAAGTGGTTAGATTTAAAGCTACAGGAATGTTTGATGATTCAGAATTAAATCTTCCAGTAGATAGGATTATATTTGCTATTGGACAAGAAGCAGAAGAAATAAAAGAATTAAAAGAAGCAGTAAAAGAAGCAGCTGCAACAAAGGAAGTAACAACAGTAGAATTTAATGAAAAGGGAACAATTGAAACTGTAGATTATAGTACAAATATAGAAGGAATTTTTGCTTCAGGAGATATAATTGAAGGGGATAAAACTGTTGTAAATGCTGTAAAAGAAGGAAAAGAAGCGGCAAAGGCTATAGTAAAATATTTATTAGCTAAGAAAGAAGGTGTAAGATAA
- the preA gene encoding NAD-dependent dihydropyrimidine dehydrogenase subunit PreA yields the protein MKRRDLSIEFCGVKCENPFFLSSSPVGNCYEMCAKALETGWGGIVFKTIGFFIAKEVSPRFTNLEKEGTPFLGFKNMEQIAEHSLEENLEAMKKLKQNYPNKVLVASIMGQNEKEWEELARLVTEVGADIIECNFSCPQMTSSAMGSDVGQNPQLVKKYCEAVRRGTDIPILAKMTPNIGDMSVPAIASIEGGATGIATINTIKCITGVDLDKFIGYPIVNGKSSISGYSGKAVKPIALRFIQQLVTDERLKDIPISGIGGIETWEDATEFILLGSRNLQVTTAIMQYGYRIVEDMIEGLSYYMEEKGFEKLEDMVGLANKNIIPAEDLDRGYIVYPKFSEENCVGCGRCYISCYDGGHQAIKWDVENRKPILEKENCVGCHLCANVCPVQCISKGEVEFKKDEIAREVIL from the coding sequence ATGAAAAGAAGAGATCTTTCCATAGAATTTTGTGGAGTAAAGTGTGAAAATCCATTTTTCTTATCATCATCACCAGTAGGAAACTGTTATGAAATGTGTGCTAAAGCTTTAGAAACTGGTTGGGGAGGTATAGTATTTAAAACTATAGGTTTCTTTATTGCAAAGGAAGTTTCTCCACGTTTTACGAATTTAGAAAAAGAAGGAACTCCATTTTTAGGATTTAAAAATATGGAGCAAATAGCAGAACACTCACTAGAAGAAAATTTAGAAGCTATGAAAAAACTAAAACAAAATTATCCCAATAAAGTTTTAGTAGCTTCAATCATGGGACAAAATGAAAAAGAATGGGAGGAACTTGCAAGGCTTGTTACAGAAGTGGGAGCAGATATAATAGAATGTAATTTTTCATGTCCACAAATGACTAGTAGCGCTATGGGATCAGATGTGGGACAAAATCCACAGTTAGTTAAAAAATATTGTGAAGCAGTAAGAAGAGGAACTGATATTCCAATACTGGCTAAAATGACTCCAAATATAGGAGATATGAGTGTTCCAGCAATAGCTTCTATAGAAGGTGGAGCAACAGGTATAGCTACAATAAATACAATTAAATGTATTACAGGAGTAGATTTGGATAAATTCATAGGATATCCTATTGTAAATGGAAAGTCATCAATTTCAGGATATTCAGGAAAAGCAGTAAAACCAATAGCTTTAAGATTTATACAACAACTTGTTACAGATGAAAGACTTAAAGATATTCCAATAAGCGGCATCGGTGGAATAGAAACTTGGGAAGATGCTACAGAATTTATATTATTAGGTTCAAGAAACTTACAAGTAACTACTGCTATAATGCAATATGGATATAGAATAGTAGAAGATATGATAGAAGGTCTTTCATATTATATGGAAGAAAAGGGATTTGAAAAATTAGAAGATATGGTGGGATTAGCAAATAAAAACATAATTCCAGCAGAGGATTTAGATAGAGGGTACATTGTGTACCCGAAATTTAGTGAAGAAAACTGTGTAGGATGTGGAAGATGCTATATATCTTGCTATGATGGTGGACATCAAGCAATCAAGTGGGATGTGGAAAATAGAAAACCTATATTAGAAAAAGAAAACTGTGTAGGATGTCATTTATGTGCTAATGTGTGCCCAGTACAGTGTATATCAAAAGGAGAAGTAGAGTTTAAAAAGGATGAAATAGCTAGAGAGGTAATACTTTAA
- a CDS encoding DUF1097 domain-containing protein — translation MTGIFSFVMCAQARFELLSFIPGIFCGSCSTFGDNGNWQGVIIALLCEAILGYTSEIGGIWLHKLIGKEVQGKNKSLSN, via the coding sequence ATGACAGGAATATTTTCCTTTGTAATGTGTGCACAGGCAAGATTTGAATTGTTATCTTTTATACCTGGGATCTTTTGTGGAAGTTGTTCAACCTTTGGTGATAATGGAAATTGGCAAGGAGTAATTATAGCTTTGCTTTGTGAAGCAATTTTAGGTTATACTTCTGAAATAGGGGGGATTTGGCTTCATAAATTAATAGGAAAAGAAGTACAAGGAAAAAATAAATCTTTAAGCAACTAG
- a CDS encoding DNA polymerase IV: MDRVIMHVDMDAFFASVEQMDNKKLKGKPVIVGGTGERGVVSTASYEARKYGVHSAMPVFIAKKRCPFGIYVPGRHDRYKEVSNNIFKILFQITPIIEPVSIDEAYLDISHIKEEPIKVAKYIKNRVKNEIGLTLSVGISYNKFLAKLASDWNKPDGIKIINKDIVPSILMPLSINKIHGIGKKSVEKLHNIGVFTVADMHKLSKDFCMEYFGKFGVEIYDRIRGIDYREVKVSRERKSIGKEITLKKDIINKEEMKKYLLDFSNKISTNLYKRNSAGKTVTVKIKTSNFKTHTRSKTVNDYTRDKDEIYSIACDILDNINLKEPIRLIGLTVSNLGENKIKQLTFNIY; the protein is encoded by the coding sequence ATGGATAGAGTTATTATGCACGTTGATATGGATGCATTTTTTGCCTCCGTAGAGCAAATGGATAATAAAAAACTTAAGGGTAAACCTGTAATAGTAGGAGGAACAGGAGAAAGAGGGGTAGTTTCCACTGCATCCTATGAGGCAAGAAAATATGGGGTACATTCTGCTATGCCTGTTTTTATAGCGAAAAAGAGATGTCCATTTGGCATATATGTACCTGGAAGACATGATAGATATAAGGAAGTTTCAAATAATATATTTAAAATATTATTCCAAATTACTCCTATTATTGAACCTGTATCTATAGATGAGGCATATTTAGATATTAGCCATATTAAAGAAGAACCTATTAAAGTAGCAAAATATATAAAAAATAGAGTTAAAAATGAAATAGGATTGACTCTATCTGTAGGAATTTCATATAATAAATTTTTAGCCAAACTTGCTTCTGATTGGAATAAACCAGATGGTATAAAAATAATAAATAAAGATATAGTTCCAAGCATACTTATGCCACTTTCTATAAATAAGATTCATGGAATAGGTAAAAAATCAGTAGAAAAATTACACAATATAGGTGTTTTTACTGTGGCAGATATGCATAAGTTATCTAAGGATTTTTGTATGGAGTATTTTGGAAAATTTGGAGTGGAAATATATGATAGAATAAGAGGGATAGATTATAGAGAAGTAAAAGTTAGTAGAGAAAGAAAATCTATAGGTAAGGAGATAACCCTTAAAAAGGATATAATAAATAAAGAGGAAATGAAAAAATATCTTTTGGACTTTTCAAATAAAATATCTACTAATCTATATAAAAGAAATAGTGCCGGAAAAACTGTTACCGTAAAAATAAAAACTTCTAATTTTAAAACTCATACAAGGAGTAAAACAGTAAATGATTATACAAGGGATAAAGATGAAATTTATAGTATAGCCTGTGATATATTAGATAATATAAATCTTAAAGAACCTATAAGACTTATAGGTCTTACTGTATCAAATCTAGGAGAAAATAAAATTAAACAACTAACATTTAATATTTATTAA
- a CDS encoding M15 family metallopeptidase has translation MIAYGEYIKDIECKNDKVYIVMESGKKILYDDKKEKNFEEKIYNSDIQDMMEQIYPLNITGKVMDKDFDPGRFRVYPLLEDIYGNNSSKIQKNLKTINTAYGTVQFNNNSKGAESLKNTLDELNSISKSNNKLNSYISPLNGTFNYRHIAGTNLLSPHAFGIAIDLVRDNRDYWKWATESEGEKRIASYPKEIIETFEKNNFIWGGKWNHFDTLHFEYRPEIIMKAKYFNNKDKIETPWYKEAPLEEKQVKHYVDKINKALK, from the coding sequence ATGATTGCTTATGGTGAATATATAAAGGATATTGAGTGTAAAAATGATAAAGTGTATATAGTAATGGAATCTGGTAAAAAGATTCTTTATGATGATAAAAAAGAAAAAAATTTTGAAGAAAAAATATATAATTCAGATATTCAGGATATGATGGAACAAATTTATCCTTTGAATATAACAGGTAAAGTAATGGATAAAGATTTTGATCCCGGTAGATTTAGAGTATACCCTTTGTTAGAAGATATTTATGGAAATAATTCTAGCAAAATTCAAAAGAACTTAAAAACTATTAATACAGCTTATGGAACAGTTCAATTTAATAATAACAGTAAAGGTGCAGAAAGCTTAAAAAATACTTTAGACGAACTTAATAGTATTTCAAAAAGTAATAACAAATTAAATTCTTATATCTCCCCTCTTAATGGAACCTTTAACTATAGACATATTGCAGGGACAAATCTTTTAAGTCCTCATGCTTTTGGAATTGCCATTGATTTAGTAAGAGATAATAGAGATTATTGGAAATGGGCTACTGAAAGTGAAGGAGAAAAAAGAATAGCTTCCTATCCAAAAGAAATCATAGAGACCTTTGAAAAAAATAATTTTATATGGGGCGGAAAATGGAACCATTTTGATACACTACATTTTGAATACAGACCTGAAATTATAATGAAAGCTAAATATTTTAACAATAAAGATAAAATAGAGACTCCTTGGTACAAAGAAGCTCCATTAGAAGAGAAACAAGTTAAACATTATGTTGATAAAATTAATAAGGCTTTAAAATAA
- a CDS encoding amidase domain-containing protein: MGFFQRNKTNKTLVKFILVIILSISFIVLFQWKNVLVYKANDSTDNTKIAKLIDDIFENRNKALLKGDLEFIESIYDTDTKYGVWAYEHEEKKIKYLHNWEKKQGVKFIDIKPKVVIKNIKENKDKYSINLLCSTEYKYIYENDPEKVNTSTIGTNHLVNLAKQDDKWVITKEWYKDPFADSLNINNLKKPDDIREYILSNNSKDFSDLNERRLNSIEYAYKYCGTASNGKYEYKYNKKYRNYNSQGGDCANFASQILFEGGKFRKNPAWNYDSKGATRAWVNADGFKDYMIYSGRASVIAHGDYEKVYKASYNLLPGDFVAYEKKGDITHISVVTGADSKGYSLVSCHNTDRNKVPWDLGWNDKGIKFWLVRVHF; encoded by the coding sequence ATGGGATTTTTTCAAAGAAATAAAACTAACAAAACTTTAGTTAAGTTTATCTTAGTAATAATTTTATCAATTTCTTTTATAGTACTATTTCAATGGAAAAATGTTTTAGTTTATAAAGCTAATGATAGCACCGATAATACTAAAATTGCTAAATTAATAGATGATATTTTTGAAAATAGAAATAAAGCATTATTAAAAGGCGACTTAGAGTTTATTGAATCTATTTATGATACTGATACTAAATATGGTGTATGGGCTTATGAACATGAGGAAAAAAAAATAAAATATCTTCATAACTGGGAAAAAAAGCAAGGGGTTAAATTTATTGATATAAAACCTAAAGTTGTTATTAAAAATATAAAAGAAAATAAGGATAAATATTCAATTAATTTATTATGTTCTACTGAGTATAAATATATTTATGAAAATGATCCTGAAAAAGTAAATACCTCTACTATAGGTACAAATCATTTAGTTAATCTTGCTAAACAAGATGATAAATGGGTAATTACAAAGGAATGGTATAAAGATCCCTTTGCTGATTCTCTTAATATAAATAATCTAAAAAAACCAGATGATATAAGGGAATATATATTAAGTAATAATTCCAAAGACTTTTCTGATTTAAATGAAAGAAGATTAAATTCTATAGAATATGCATATAAATATTGTGGAACTGCTAGTAATGGAAAATATGAATATAAATACAATAAAAAATATAGAAATTATAACTCTCAAGGAGGAGATTGTGCAAATTTTGCATCTCAAATTTTATTTGAGGGAGGAAAATTCAGAAAAAACCCTGCTTGGAACTACGATTCTAAAGGAGCTACTAGAGCTTGGGTAAATGCAGATGGATTTAAAGATTATATGATTTATAGTGGTAGGGCCTCTGTAATTGCTCATGGAGATTATGAAAAAGTATATAAAGCTTCTTACAATCTTTTACCTGGAGATTTTGTAGCCTATGAAAAAAAAGGAGATATAACCCATATATCTGTAGTAACTGGAGCAGACTCAAAAGGTTACTCTTTAGTAAGTTGCCATAATACAGATAGAAATAAAGTTCCTTGGGATTTAGGTTGGAATGATAAGGGAATAAAGTTTTGGTTAGTTAGAGTACATTTTTAA